A window of the Cloacibacillus sp. An23 genome harbors these coding sequences:
- a CDS encoding MetQ/NlpA family ABC transporter substrate-binding protein has protein sequence MKKIVSVFCALLFFASAAQAAEKIVLGVTPFPAQEIAAVAAGVLEKQGYEVEIKEFTDFIQPNLALADGSLDANFFQHLPYLENMRSEKNLDIVPLVKVHLLPIGIYSHKVKSIAEVGERAVVAVPNDPTNGFRAYKLLEREGLLKMKDGINLTARDIVENPKKLKIIELEAPQLPRTLRDTTISVINMNFAVDAGLDPSKDALALEDKDSPYAVVLACRGEDKDSPKIKALAAALNSPEVKKFITEELASKGVLPAF, from the coding sequence ATGAAAAAAATTGTTTCTGTTTTCTGCGCTCTGCTCTTTTTCGCTTCTGCGGCACAGGCCGCCGAGAAGATCGTGCTCGGAGTGACGCCCTTCCCGGCTCAGGAGATCGCGGCGGTGGCCGCCGGCGTCCTCGAAAAGCAGGGCTACGAGGTTGAAATCAAGGAGTTCACCGACTTTATCCAGCCGAACCTCGCGCTCGCGGACGGCAGTCTCGACGCGAATTTCTTCCAGCATCTGCCCTATCTTGAAAATATGAGGAGCGAGAAGAATCTCGACATCGTGCCTCTTGTGAAGGTGCATCTGCTTCCGATAGGCATCTATTCGCATAAGGTCAAGTCTATAGCCGAGGTCGGCGAGCGCGCCGTGGTCGCGGTGCCGAACGACCCGACGAACGGCTTCCGCGCCTACAAGCTGCTCGAGCGCGAGGGGCTGCTTAAGATGAAGGACGGGATAAACCTCACGGCGCGCGACATCGTCGAGAATCCGAAGAAGCTCAAGATAATCGAGCTCGAGGCCCCGCAGCTTCCGCGCACTCTGCGCGATACGACGATCTCGGTCATAAATATGAACTTCGCGGTGGACGCCGGGCTCGACCCGTCGAAGGACGCGCTCGCGCTTGAGGACAAGGATTCGCCCTACGCGGTGGTGCTGGCCTGCCGCGGAGAGGACAAGGACTCGCCGAAGATAAAGGCGCTCGCCGCCGCGCTCAACTCGCCCGAGGTGAAGAAGTTCATCACGGAAGAGCTCGCATCAAAGGGCGTGCTGCCGGCTTTCTAA